Proteins from one Rosa chinensis cultivar Old Blush chromosome 7, RchiOBHm-V2, whole genome shotgun sequence genomic window:
- the LOC112178859 gene encoding auxin response factor 9 codes for MMTNQAGSYSQPEGGDVLYPELWKACAGPLVEVPRHKERVYYFPQGHMEQLEASTTTNPEVNQGIPRFNLPSKILCRVMHVQLLAEQETDEVYAQITLIPEANQTTKPTSPDECPFEPERPKVYPFCKVLTASDTSTHGGFSVLRKHATECLPPLDKTQATPTQELVAKDLHGYEWRFKHIFRGSPRRHLLTTGWSTFVTSKRLSAGDSFVFLRGESGDLRVGIRRLARQQSSMPSSVISSQSMHVGVLATASHAVATQTLFVVYYKPRTSQFIISLNKYLEAVNNKFSVGMRFKMRFEGEDAPERRFSGTIIGLEDISPHWADSEWRSLKVQWDESASIPRPDRVSPWEIEPYVASIPASLSPSTVLKNKRPRLLPEIPAPDTASSITWHDVTQLSGAAEGQRSENHVSLNHQQADIISSSTCISRTKTDGGWLSSPTVEDSKSGPAWPRFSGYSTPTSSKPKNDLILDHVEKRKKTETGASCLIFGVDFSSHLNSSHSVEKPPPQPIIASTRATEGQVSISVEAESDQKSDLSKASKESKAQFQVSPKETLSKQSSSASTRSRVKVQMQGIAVGRAVDLTMLEGYDQLIVELEEMFDIKGQIGPRNKWEIVFTDDEGDMMLAGDDPWLEFCNMVRRIFICSSQDVKKISAGRKRLSMSSLEVEGTVTSSD; via the exons ATGATGACGAATCAAGCAGGGTCGTATTCGCAGCCGGAAG GAGGAGATGTTCTGTATCCGGAGCTATGGAAGGCCTGCGCGGGCCCACTCGTGGAAGTCCCTCGCCATAAGGAGAGAGTCTACTACTTTCCACAAGGGCACATGGAGCAA TTAGAggcatcaacaacaacaaatccgGAAGTGAATCAGGGGATTCCGAGGTTTAATCTTCCCTCGAAGATTCTCTGTCGCGTCATGCACGTTCAGCTACTG GCTGAACAAGAAACAGATGAGGTTTATGCGCAAATTACTTTAATTCCTGAAGCAAAT CAAACCACCAAACCTACTAGTCCTGATGAGTGTCCTTTCGAACCTGAAAGACCAAAGGTTTACCCATTCTGCAAGGTTCTTACTGCATCCGATACGAGTACCCATGGTGGGTTTTCTGTTCTACGCAAACACGCTACTGAATGCCTTCCTCCACTG GACAAGACTCAAGCAACCCCAACTCAGGAATTGGTTGCCAAAGATCTTCATGGTTATGAGTGGCGATTCAAGCACATTTTCAGAG GTTCACCACGGAGACACTTGCTTACAACAGGATGGAGTACTTTTGTTACTTCTAAGAGGTTAAGTGCCGGGGATTCCTTTGTATTTCTCAG AGGCGAAAGCGGGGACTTACGTGTTGGAATTAGGCGTCTTGCTCGTCAACAGAGCAGCATGCCATcatctgtgatttcaagtcaaagCATGCATGTAGGGGTGCTTGCTACTGCATCACATGCTGTTGCAACCCAAACACTCTTTGTAGTGTATTATAAGCCAAG GACAAGTCAGTTCATTATTAGTTTGAATAAGTATTTGGAGGCTGTTAACAATAAGTTCTCAGTTGGAATGAGATTCAAGATGAGGTTTGAGGGGGAGGACGCTCCAGAGAGAAG GTTTTCAGGCACTATAATTGGTCTTGAGGATATATCTCCTCATTGGGCAGATTCAGAATGGCGATCCCTTAAA GTTCAATGGGATGAGTCTGCATCCATTCCCAGACCTGACAGGGTCTCGCCCTGGGAGATAGAACCTTATGTGGCTTCCATACCTGCGAGCCTTTCTCCATCCACTGTTTTGAAGAACAAAAGGCCTCGGCTACTCCCTGAAATCCCAGCTCCTG ATACCGCGAGTTCAATAACGTGGCATGATGTGACACAATTGAGTGGTGCTGCTGAAGGCCAGAGAAGTGAAAATCATGTTTCTTTGAATCATCAGCAGGCAGACATTATCAGCAGTAGCACTTGTATCTCGAGGACTAAGACTGATGGGGGCTGGCTATCTTCACCTACGGTGGAGGATAGTAAAAGTGGTCCTGCTTGGCCACGTTTCTCAGGATATTCAACTCCAACTTCATCAAAGCCTAAAAATGACTTGATACTGGACCATGttgaaaagaggaagaaaactgAGACAGGTGCTAGTTGCCTAATTTTCGGTGTAGATTTTAGCAGTCATCTTAACAGCTCCCATTCAGTGGAGAAGCCACCCCCACAACCAATTATAGCATCTACTAGAGCCACTGAAGGACAAGTTAGTATCTCAGTGGAAGCTGAGTCTGACCAGAAATCTGACCTTTCGAAGGCTTCTAAAGAAAGCAAAGCTCAGTTTCAAGTATCACCGAAAGAGACACTGAGCAAGCAGAGTAGCTCTGCATCCACTAGGAGTCGCGTCAAG GTTCAAATGCAGGGAATAGCTGTTGGTCGAGCagtggacttgacaatgctggaaGGGTATGATCAACTTATAGTTGAACTGGAGGAGATGTTTGATATCAAGGGACAGATCGGCCCACGTAACAAGTGGGAAATTGTGTTCACTGATGATGAAGGAGATATGATGCTTGCTGGTGACGACCCGTGGTT GGAATTCTGTAACATGGTGAGAAGAATCTTTATATGTTCAAGTCAGGACGTGAAGAAAATTAGTGCAGGGAGAAAACGTCTAAGTATGTCTTCACTAGAAGTTGAAGGGACAGTAACAAGTTCGGATTAA
- the LOC112175223 gene encoding 3-oxoacyl-[acyl-carrier-protein] synthase I, chloroplastic, whose product MAAASSCSSGVLFGSRENGAFLAQFDGLRQVEKMHMPLAPTKPQGRVSTSAPKCRTIKAMASPAVSAPKRETDPKKRTVITGQGLVSVFGSDIDTFYNRLLEGESGITLIDRFDASSYSVRFAGQIRDFSSTGYIDGKSDRRLDDCWRYGMVAGKKALEDANLGPEALESLDKTRIGVIVGTGMGGLTAFSAGVESLVQKGYKKISPFFIPYSITNMGSALLAIDTGLMGPNYSISTACATANYCFYAAANHIRRGEADIMVVGGTEAAVMPVGVGGFIACRALSQRNDEPHRASRPWDKNRDGFVMGEGAGVLIMESLESALKRGAPIIAEYLGGAVTCDAHHMTDPRSDGLGVSSCITKSLEDAGVSPEEVNYVNAHATSTLAGDLAEFNAIKKVFGKNTSEMKINGTKSMIGHGLGAAGGLEAIATIKAINTGWLHPTINQDDLEPAVTIDTVPNVKKKHEVNVAISNSFGFGGHNSVVVFAPYNP is encoded by the exons ATGGCTGctgcttcttcttgttcttctggtGTTCTGTTCGGATCAAGAGAGAATGGAGCTTTTCTGGCACAGTTTGATGGCCTTAGGCAAGTGGAGAAAATGCATATGCCTTTAGCTCCCACCAAGCCACAAGGGCGTGTTTCTACTTCAG CACCAAAATGTAGAACAATCAAGGCCATGGCATCCCCTGCTGTTTCTGCTCCCAAAAGAGAAACGGACCCCAAAAAAAGAACTGTAATAACAGGGCAGGGTCTAGTCTCAGTTTTTGGAAGTGACATTGATACTTTCTACAATAGACTCCTGGAGGGAGAGAGTGGAATCACTCTAATAGACAGATTTGATGCTTCAAGCTACTCAGTTAGATTCGCGGGACAGATTCGTGATTTCTCTTCTACAGGCTACATTGATGGGAAGAGTGATCGCCGTCTTGATGATTGCTGGAGATATGGTATGGTAGCCGGCAAAAAAGCCCTTGAAGATGCCAACCTTGGACCTGAAGCCCTTGAATCT TTGGACAAAACAAGGATTGGAGTGATAGTTGGGACAGGTATGGGAGGCTTAACAGCTTTCAGCGCCGGAGTGGAGTCTCTTGTTCAAAAGGGTTACAAGAAGATTAGTCCATTTTTCATTCCTTACTCCATTACCAACATGGGGTCAGCATTGTTAGCAATAGACACCGGGTTAATGGGACCAAATTACTCCATCTCTACCGCTTGTGCCACTGCAAATTACTGCTTCTATGCAGCTGCAAATCACATTAGAAGAGGTGAAGCAGATATCATGGTAGTTGGAGGGACTGAAGCTGCAGTCATGCCTGTAGGTGTTGGAGGTTTCATTGCTTGCCGGGCCTTGTCTCAGAGAAATGATGAACCCCACAGAGCTTCAAGACCATGGGACAAAAATCGTGATGGTTTCGTTATGGGAGAAGGCGCTGGTGTTCTG ATTATGGAGAGCTTGGAGAGTGCATTGAAAAGAGGAGCACCTATAATTGCTGAGTACTTGGGAGGCGCTGTAACTTGTGATGCTCATCACATGACAGATCCCAGATCAGATGGACTTGGAGTGTCATCTTGCATAACCAAAAGTTTAGAAGATGCTGGGGTTTCCCCTGAAGAG GTGAACTATGTGAATGCTCATGCAACATCCACACTAGCAGGAGATTTGGCCGAGTTTAACGCCATCAAAAAGGTCTTTGGGAAGAACACATCCGAGATGAAGATCAATGGAACCAAG TCCATGATTGGACATGGTCTTGGGGCTGCTGGTGGATTGGAAGCCATAGCAACCATCAAAGCAATCAACACTGGCTGGCTTCACCCAACAATTAATCAAGAT GACTTGGAGCCTGCTGTTACAATTGACACCGTCCCAAACGTGAAGAAGAAGCATGAGGTTAATGTTG CCATCTCAAACTCATTCGGCTTTGGAGGGCACAATTCTGTGGTGGTCTTTGCCCCTTACAACCCCTAA